The genomic region AACGGAGCGAAGCGCCTTAGCTCATCAGGCAAACTGGTTTGTATCAAAATACTGGCCACCAACAACACACTGTATAAAGCGATGTGACGGATTTTGAACTCAACGACATTGTTGATTAAGTAAGAACCCAGTGGCGCCCACTTGTTTTGGAATAGATAGTTCCAGACTAGATAACACATTGGCACCAACATCAATCCGCCAGTGATACTCACCAACCACACCATGTAAACGGCTGGAACATGAGAACCTACCACGGCAACGTTGATCAACCCTGTGACCATGATTAAGCTCGCCATCACCAACAAGTGACGATTCTGGTCACCATAGTAATAACGCCTGGCAATGAGAGTGGCAGGAATACTCAATCCACTGGCGATGAGTATCGTCAGCCATTGAGGTTCATCAAGTAGTAGAGCTAAAGCGATCGCGAGCCCCCACTCTGCAATGTAGATAGCAGGCCAATAATGAGTGCGAGTGTGCAGCGTCATTCCCAGTCGAAGTGAAAATGGGAAAAGCAGAATGGCTAACTCAGGGTCATTAATGAAATAGAAGGCAATAACCCACAGACAGAACCATGCACAACCAGCCATAAAAACCCCACACAAGGAGGTGGCTAGATAGGAACGCATTAGTACTGTTCTTGAGTGAATAGTTTGGCTAACTCAACGTTGTTTTTAACATTAAGTTTGTCCATCGCATTGGCACGGTGCACATGCACCGTTTTATGGCTAACCCCTAACTCAACAGCGATAGACTTTACATCGAGCCCTGTTGCCAATAACTGACACACTTCACTTTCTCTGCGGGTTAATTGATTTAAAGAGGCTTTATTTTTCATTGGTGTCGCAAGCTTTATAGCGATATCAGGCGTGAGATAACAGCCCCCTTTTGCGCTCGTGTGAACGGCTTGGATTAGCTCATCGGGGCTGCAGCGCTTGCTGAGATAACCTTTGGCTCCTAACTCCAATGATTTCTCAACCATCGCCGGAGAATCATGAACGCTCAACATAATGCTGGCAATGCCTGATGGGATCTCTTCCAATAAGCTCAAACCACTTTCGTCTTGCATTGAGATATCCAAGATCACGACATCAGGGTGACAACTTGGCAGTCCGAGGCGAGCTTCTGCCGCAGAGTTGAATTCACCCACGACCGTGATATCAGCTTCAAGACTGAGTAATTGAGCAAAGCCCGATCGAACAATGACGTGGTCATCAACAAGCGCAACATTAATCATGATATTAACCAAAATTAAAAGTAAGAAAGAAAAATAGCCCCAACAGGAGCTATATAGAATTAAGTTTATTTATAGAGATGATACTGAATCGAACTAACGATTGGTATGATCTCACGTGCTTTAACCAATAAATCACGTGAGACTATCTACCCGAAACTATGCTGCGAGGACAAATACACAAGCACAGGCTCACCAGACTCGCTACGCGTTTTGAGCCGCTAAGTGCATTTTCTTAGCGTGGCGAATTTTCTTCTCTTCCGCAACCGCTACAAATAGCAGTAAAACGATACAAATGGCAGCTGACGTATCCAGGGCTGCGAACGTTCCTTTCCAACCTGTTAAGCCGAAAATAGGCGTTCCATCCGCGATCATACCTAGACCAAGTTTGGCAAAGCTGTCACCAATTAGATAAGCAAATGTGCCTTTAACACCATCCGCAACGCTGATTGCTTTCTTAGGCACGAAGCCTACTGCAGCAACACCAATCAGCAACTGAGGACCGAACACTAGGAAACCAAGTACAAACAGTGATGCGAGGTACATGAACTCACTCGTTGCATGCTGGTAGAACTCTAGAGAAACGATAATCAACGCTAGCGAGACACAAGCAACTAAAGCGCGACGTCCGTTCGCAAGGTCTGATAAATAGCCCCACATTAACGTGCCGACCAGTGCACCCACTTCAAACAGAGTAAAGCCTGAAATAGCCGTTTCTTTTGATAAACCTAGCTCTTGATACGCATAAACGGTAGACCATTGATCGATACCAATACGAACAATGTACAAAAAGATATTCGCGAAGCAGAGCAACCAGATCACTTTGTTTTTCAGAATGTATTCAACAAAGATCTCTTTCTTAGTCATTTGATTTTCTTCAGCGGCCGTATCTTCTTCACTGACTTCTTCATCAAACAACTCTTCAACCGTACCTAGGCCGTATGCTTCTGGAGAATCGTTACCAAAACGCATCCCAATGAAACCAACCACAATCGCGATGATTGACGGGAACACGAACATACCGATCACGTTGCCATCAAATAGGTAGTTGGCACCGAACAGAGCCACACCAGCAGCACCTGCGCCACCCACGTTGTGTGACATATTCCACAGGCCTAAATAAGAACCACGCTTATTACGAGGCGTCCATTTAGTGATGGTTGAGTAACTTGAAGGGCCACCTGTACTTTGGAAGAAACCACTCAACGCGTAGAAGGCTACCATCAAAAATAAGCTAGCACTGCCGCCGCCCATACTGAAGCTGAAGCCCAACATAGCAATACCAGAAAGAACAAGCATGAATGGCAGGAACTGCTTAGTGTTTTTCCCATCAGCGTAATAGGAAACAACGGTTTTACCGATACCGTAAGTGATAGAGAAACCAAGACCGATAAGACCTAGATCCGTCATCGATAATCCATAAGTAGAAATCATGTCGTTTTGCGCGACATTGAAGTTCTTACGGATCAAATACATGGTTAGATAACCAATGAACACGACAAGGTAAGATTGTAGGAATGGTTTAAACCACATTTTTCTTCTAGTTTCGACCGGAAGATCCAGCGTCGGTTTTCGAACCTGATCTAGGAACTTTAACATTGTGAACTCTCTTATTATTTATGAGGTCTGCACGGCATAATTGCGACCATGCATTCTTTGTTATTTGACCGTGAAATAATAAGGAGTCTAAAAATCGACCGCATGAGAGAGGGTCTTAGAATAACTAGGAAAAATTCTTAGTTCAGAATTGGGAGTCTAGAAAGCGTGAACAGTATCACTTTGTTTACGGCGTGTTATGTATTGATATTACGATAACAAAAGTAACTCATTTCAAAGCTGATGAACTTTGTAAACGAACAGACACAAGCCAAACACTTCGCAACAAACAAAGCGCCAGTATCGATTAATCACCACCAAACTCCAGGGGGGTGACCAATACTGGCTCAACATTCATACCTATTAAAATAGATTCAATAGGCTTGCTGCGAATCGTACTACAGTCGTTTACCGCTGCCGTCTTCCCACATCACTTCGCATTCGTCCTTGATGGCGGCTTTTAATAGTTCAACCAGTGGAAACGCTCGGCTACCAATATTAACAGGCGCTTCAACAACCTCTTCTTCATTGTCGTCATCAGTATTCTCTTGCTCTACGGGTTTACTCTGCTCTGCTGCGATCGCAGCACGTAAATTATCCAGAGCTTGAGGAACCTCTGAAGCATCCATAGCGCCAGGGATAGCGCCGCTGTGTCCAAGCATCTTAATGAACTGAAGACCGACGTCACCAAACATCGTGACGCTAGCATGAACCTTGCAACTAAAAGTAATTAACATTATGAGCCTCTCTTGATTTTGGTTATCTGCAAACTATGTTGAGTAACTCACTGGAAAGCAAGTAGATAATAGCCAAATCGCTTCTCCCAACCTGCTCATTGGATGGCCAGTTGTGGGGCGGGTCTACACCGTCCGTGATACACATCACTATTTATTATGGGTTACTTATTTTTTAATATGAAACCTTGATAGTAGTCACACTAAAAAGGCCACCAACACTCCGTAATGACTATTATTTAATCTACTATTAACACCATTATCAAAATCTTTGGCACAAATCACATGAAAAGGCTCGTCGGCAGGCACCTAGAAGAAATGGCGGACATACGTTCCACCCGCAAGCAAAAAATTGTCCACTCTTTTTCACTGACTGCCGCTGCGTTATTCATTTTCTACACTTGGGCTTACTTCCAAGGCCAACATTACACGCTATCAATTTTCGAATTGTGCTTCGCCATTATTGCCATTTCTAATGCGCTTTACGTAAGAAAAGTCGTCAATCCTGAGTATTCAGAATTGATTTTAAGTGGTGTTCTTCTAATACAAGGCGTCATCCTATTCTTGTACAGCTACGCCATTCCCGACCGAGTTCTTTGGCTATACCCTATTTTAGCTGCGGTCATTTTTATCAATGACTTCAGAATTGGCATTATCTTAAGCACCTCGTTTTGCCTGTTTATCAGTACCTTGATTACAGCAATGCCCAACAACTTCTCTTTGCCATTTAACAGTACACACAGATTTGTTCTTAGCTTATTTACCATGAGTTTGGTTTGCCATACATCCGCTTACTATTACACACAAGCAGTGAGCTATATTCAGCGTTTGTACAAAGAAGGGATTGAAGACTTAGCCTATAGAGACCAACTCACAGGCTTGGCAAACCGTTGGAGCTTTGAACGCTGGGCGACAGAAAAGCTAGCGACAGTGGATAGTGAGCGATCACTTACGGCATTGGTCTTTTTGGATATTGATGACTTTAAAGGCATTAACGACAGCTACGGGCACGATGTAGGCGACAGCGTCTTGCAGCACTTTGCCAATCGCTTGAGCAACAACATTCGAACCCGAGATCGAAATAGTCACGAATACGATTATTCAATTGCGCGCTTTGCTGGGGATGAGTTTGTTCTGATGCTCTACGATATTCCAACTCGAAAAGACCTCGACGGTATTCTCGATAGAATATGTGGTTTATTTGAGAGCGGTTGCCAGACAAACGAAAGAATAAAAGAACTGACACTCAGCGTGGGGGTGTCTTTATACCCACAAGATGCGACAGAATTGCATGAATTAACAAGATGTGCCGACAAAGCCATGTACGTGGCCAAGCATTCAGGAAAAAACCGATATGCTTATTATCACGACAACCCAGTCTCTACATTGATAGAAGAATTACCGACGAATCTATCTTGCTCAGAATCGAATTCTTCTGAGCTTGTAGATTGTCTTGAAACGAAAGTGGAAGGGAACAATGTAACGCTGTTAAAAACACGTCAACGTTAGCCGGCCATATACATAACCCAAAGGCTTACTAGCCCAATAACAATAATCCATACAACTTGTCGAGTACGATCCGGGTTAATACGTTTGGACCTAGCAACTGGCTTAAAAGCGACTTGTTTTGCCGAATGCACAAAAGCCGCTTCTATCTCACGCTTTTTTCCCCGTCGCTTAACGGCGTTATTCGCTACCTCAGTAAAACGCTGACCTTGCTCCGTTGTAAAATCATTATCAAAGCCCATTCGACCCTGCCTTTCGCCATGTTTTTGTTGTACTGCCATAGCGGCCTCCTTGGCGATCTAATCTATATTGAGTATAGACTTAATTTCATATTGTTACCTGTTCAAAATTTTCGAATAAGTCACTCAACGCAGCACCATCTTCTTTATAAATTAAATTCCATAAACTAAGGCTATTCAAGTTTATGAGGGTTTCAATATGTCGAATGTAAGAACCGTAGATCATGTAATCTCAGCCCATGCCACCTCCGATGGCGATGGCGTCAAAATCCAAAGAGTTGCAGGTTTTAATAACACGCGCTTCTCTCCATTTTTGATGATTGATGAACTCAAGTCAGATGAAAGCAAAGACTATGTTGGCGGCTTTCCTCCACATCCTCACCGTGGGATAGAAACACTCACTTACATGCTCCAAGGTCACTTCCAACACAAAGACCATATGGGGAATGTTGGAGAGCTACGCAGCGGTGGCGCGCAGTGGATGGCCGCAGGTCGTGGCGTCATTCACAGCGAAATGCCAATGATGGAAGAAGGCGCGCTGCATGGTTTTCAGATTTGGATAAACCAACCTGCGGCACACAAAATGCAGCCAGCGCAATATCACGATTTCCAAAATGAAAGCATCACGGAACATCTTAGTGATCAAAGTGGTTTGTTAAGAGTAGTAGCCGGAGGGTTTGAACTGCACAACCAAACTGACGATGATTCAGAGGCTTTACGAGTGCAAGGTCCATTACAGAAAACAGGCGTGCCATTGAGCGTTGCGGATTGGCGGTCTCATTCTGGGCACAAAGTCACGTTAGGAACAAATGTTAATCACAATGCCATGACTTACGTGTACCGAGGCAGTATTAAAATCGGCGACAAAGTGATCAACCAAGGTCAACTTGCCCTGCTCACCAAAGCTGACTTGCTGTCTTTGGATAGCTTGGAAGATTCAGGTGTACTGATTTTTTCTGGTGAGCCGATTAATGAACCTGTTGTGCACTACGGTCCGTTTGTCATGAACTCGATGGAAGAGATTGAACAAACAATTCAAGACTACAACAACGGCGTTTTTGAGACT from Vibrio gigantis harbors:
- a CDS encoding DUF1840 domain-containing protein; amino-acid sequence: MLITFSCKVHASVTMFGDVGLQFIKMLGHSGAIPGAMDASEVPQALDNLRAAIAAEQSKPVEQENTDDDNEEEVVEAPVNIGSRAFPLVELLKAAIKDECEVMWEDGSGKRL
- the uhpA gene encoding transcriptional regulator UhpA, whose translation is MINVALVDDHVIVRSGFAQLLSLEADITVVGEFNSAAEARLGLPSCHPDVVILDISMQDESGLSLLEEIPSGIASIMLSVHDSPAMVEKSLELGAKGYLSKRCSPDELIQAVHTSAKGGCYLTPDIAIKLATPMKNKASLNQLTRRESEVCQLLATGLDVKSIAVELGVSHKTVHVHRANAMDKLNVKNNVELAKLFTQEQY
- a CDS encoding pirin family protein, which encodes MSNVRTVDHVISAHATSDGDGVKIQRVAGFNNTRFSPFLMIDELKSDESKDYVGGFPPHPHRGIETLTYMLQGHFQHKDHMGNVGELRSGGAQWMAAGRGVIHSEMPMMEEGALHGFQIWINQPAAHKMQPAQYHDFQNESITEHLSDQSGLLRVVAGGFELHNQTDDDSEALRVQGPLQKTGVPLSVADWRSHSGHKVTLGTNVNHNAMTYVYRGSIKIGDKVINQGQLALLTKADLLSLDSLEDSGVLIFSGEPINEPVVHYGPFVMNSMEEIEQTIQDYNNGVFETY
- the uhpT gene encoding hexose-6-phosphate:phosphate antiporter; this encodes MLKFLDQVRKPTLDLPVETRRKMWFKPFLQSYLVVFIGYLTMYLIRKNFNVAQNDMISTYGLSMTDLGLIGLGFSITYGIGKTVVSYYADGKNTKQFLPFMLVLSGIAMLGFSFSMGGGSASLFLMVAFYALSGFFQSTGGPSSYSTITKWTPRNKRGSYLGLWNMSHNVGGAGAAGVALFGANYLFDGNVIGMFVFPSIIAIVVGFIGMRFGNDSPEAYGLGTVEELFDEEVSEEDTAAEENQMTKKEIFVEYILKNKVIWLLCFANIFLYIVRIGIDQWSTVYAYQELGLSKETAISGFTLFEVGALVGTLMWGYLSDLANGRRALVACVSLALIIVSLEFYQHATSEFMYLASLFVLGFLVFGPQLLIGVAAVGFVPKKAISVADGVKGTFAYLIGDSFAKLGLGMIADGTPIFGLTGWKGTFAALDTSAAICIVLLLFVAVAEEKKIRHAKKMHLAAQNA
- a CDS encoding GGDEF domain-containing protein gives rise to the protein MADIRSTRKQKIVHSFSLTAAALFIFYTWAYFQGQHYTLSIFELCFAIIAISNALYVRKVVNPEYSELILSGVLLIQGVILFLYSYAIPDRVLWLYPILAAVIFINDFRIGIILSTSFCLFISTLITAMPNNFSLPFNSTHRFVLSLFTMSLVCHTSAYYYTQAVSYIQRLYKEGIEDLAYRDQLTGLANRWSFERWATEKLATVDSERSLTALVFLDIDDFKGINDSYGHDVGDSVLQHFANRLSNNIRTRDRNSHEYDYSIARFAGDEFVLMLYDIPTRKDLDGILDRICGLFESGCQTNERIKELTLSVGVSLYPQDATELHELTRCADKAMYVAKHSGKNRYAYYHDNPVSTLIEELPTNLSCSESNSSELVDCLETKVEGNNVTLLKTRQR